Proteins from a single region of Punica granatum isolate Tunisia-2019 chromosome 8, ASM765513v2, whole genome shotgun sequence:
- the LOC116189567 gene encoding protein IQ-DOMAIN 1-like gives MGKKGGWFSAVKKALSPDSKEKKDQRSRKSKKRWFGRHSPTDQVLCDGETSLAIAAPLPPPPPPPRPAGDFKLMEAQNEQSKHAYSVARATAAAAEAAVAAAQAASEVVRLTSISRFPGKSKEEVAAIRIQTAFRGYMARRALRALRGLVRLKNLIQGQSVKRQATTTLQCMQTLARVQSQIRARRIRMSEENQALQRQLQQQQEKELDKLKLGDEWNDSTQSKEQIEKRLLHRQEAAMRRERALAYAFSHQQALKNLKSPNPTFVDPTNPSWGWSWLERWMAARPWETRSTNDYNDRASIKSVASRAMSIGETTRSYSNRPSPTIQKPRRPQISSHTPSTPPSTKAPKIRPFSPNGSNWSRRDEDSRSAFSMQSGQPYFRRHSIGGSSMRDDESLASSPPVPSYMAPTKSQKAKSRLSSPSRLERNGSASDKGSVLAGPTAKKRLSFQGSPAGPRRHSGPPKVNLKDLHNGT, from the exons ATGGGGAAGAAAGGAGGTTGGTTCTCTGCAGTTAAGAAAGCTTTAAGCCCCGATtcaaaggagaagaaggatcAG AGGTCTCGGAAGTCAAAGAAGAGATGGTTTGGGCGGCACAGCCCTACAGATCAAGTTCTTTGCGATGGGGAAACTTCATTAGCAATAGCTGCACCGCTGCCGCCGCCGCCACCTCCTCCTCGACCTGCGGGAGACTTCAAGCTGATGGAAGCCCAGAATGAGCAAAGCAAGCATGCATATTCAGTGGCCCGTGCTACTGCAGCAGCAGCGGAGGCGGCTGTAGCAGCAGCTCAGGCGGCATCGGAGGTCGTCCGTCTCACCTCCATCTCCCGTTTCCCTGGCAAGTCCAAGGAAGAGGTAGCGGCCATTAGGATCCAAACAGCTTTCCGAGGATACATG GCTAGAAGGGCGTTGAGAGCTCTCAGAGGACTGGTCAGGTTGAAGAATTTAATACAGGGCCAATCAGTCAAGAGGCAGGCTACTACGACATTGCAATGCATGCAGACTCTCGCTCGAGTCCAGTCTCAGATTCGTGCCAGAAGGATCAGAATGTCCGAAGAGAACCAAGCGCTCCAAAGACAGCTCCAACAGCAACAGGAGAAAGAGCTTGATAAGTTGAAG TTGGGAGATGAATGGAATGATAGCACGCAATCAAAGGAGCAAATCGAGAAGAGATTACTGCACAGACAGGAAGCTGCAATGAGAAGAGAACGCGCATTGGCTTATGCTTTCTCTCATCAG CAAGCATTGAAGAATTTGAAATCACCAAACCCGACCTTCGTGGACCCAACTAATCCTAGCTGGGGCTGGAGTTGGTTGGAGCGCTGGATGGCCGCTAGGCCCTGGGAGACCAGAAGCACAAATGATTATAACGACCGAGCTTCTATCAAGAGCGTGGCGAGCCGAGCGATGTCCATTGGAGAAACCACCCGGTCCTACTCCAACAGGCCTTCCCCAACCATCCAGAAACCCCGAAGACCTCAAATCAGCTCCCATACACCTTCTACTCCTCCTTCCACTAAGGCCCCAAAGATTAGGCCCTTTAGCCCGAATGGAAGCAATTGGAGCAGAAGGGATGAAGACTCAAGGAGCGCGTTCAGCATGCAGTCAGGACAACCTTACTTCAGGAGACACAGCATCGGAGGGTCCTCAATGAGGGATGATGAGAGCCTGGCGAGCTCTCCTCCAGTCCCAAGTTACATGGCACCCACAAAGTCCCAAAAGGCCAAGTCTCGGTTGTCAAGCCCATCAAGGTTGGAGCGGAATGGATCCGCCTCGGACAAGGGATCGGTCCTGGCAGGGCCCACTGCAAAGAAGCGGCTCTCTTTCCAGGGTTCTCCTGCAGGTCCCAGGCGGCACTCCGGGCCTCCTAAGGTCAATTTGAAAGACCTCCATAATGGGACCTAG